One window of the Dreissena polymorpha isolate Duluth1 chromosome 5, UMN_Dpol_1.0, whole genome shotgun sequence genome contains the following:
- the LOC127832624 gene encoding uncharacterized protein LOC127832624, with the protein MGSLWCIMAFLIKGFSMTGAILVRQHGAQIVATFECTSHTDITINFIDLSNTPRIIADCDAQVGSCHVYDSIIAKYYAVTYTDEGAFVYIKNTTYALGKYTCCETYNKTNCDSTELVSFAANDPNRSYVQIGNKQSEIIETDQSGRSDCMQGQSFDESLRMMKGFIISSFISILIFILILIGIFFRRLYLKGHLQRIKRTKSPKSINAEDMMETEEVPMIKVDNTYAHEDTLSMKDAPREVSIHLMTEVALVTGLHVTPLGKNHETLGSGDSGFGRSGQSEIDEPPDSLDFIKDIV; encoded by the exons ATGGGTTCACTGTGGTGTATAATGGCATTCCTGATTAAAG GATTTAGCATGACCGGAGCCATTTTGGTTCGCCAACATGGAGCTCAAATAGTTGCTACATTTGAATGTACTTCTCACACTGACATAACCATCAACTTTATTGACCTTTCGAACACACCACGAATCATAGCAGATTGCGACGCGCAAGTTGGTTCATGTCATGTCTATGACTCGATTATTGCAAAGTACTATGCAGTGACATACACGGACGAAGGAGCTTTCGTGTACATAAAGAACACAACGTACGCATTAGGAAAATATACATGTTGCGAAAcgtataataaaacaaattgtgACAGCACGGAGCTTGTATCCTTTGCTGCAAATGATCCGAACAGAAGTTATGTCCAGATCGGCAACAAGCAGTCGGAAATTATTGAAACCGATCAAAGTGGTAGGAGCGATTGCATGCAAG GTCAATCGTTCGATGAATCTCTAAGGATGATGAAAGGATTCATAATAAgttcatttatttcaatacttatttTCATCCTTATTTTAATCGGCATATTCTTCAGACGGCTGTATTTAAAAG GTCATTTACAGCGAATCAAACGCACCAAG TCACCCAAGTCAATTAATGCAGAAGACATGATGGAAACCGAGGAAGTGCCGATGATCAAAGTGGATAACACTTATGCACATGAAGATACTCTATCCATGAAAGATGCACCACGAGAGGTTTCGATTCACTTGATGACCGAG GTGGCACTGGTGACTGGGTTACATGTAACACCCTTAGGAAAAAATCATGAAACTTTGGGCAGCGGGGACAGTGGATTCGGCAGATCCGGACAGTCAG AAATTGATGAGCCACCGGACTCTTTGGATTTCATTAAAGACATCGTATAG